The following proteins are co-located in the Dyadobacter chenwenxiniae genome:
- a CDS encoding sulfatase family protein: MKKQIARILLLISVIAGSCIEKAAAQAPNIIFIIGDDISWDDIGAYGNNKIKTPNLDKLAKDGLRFTNMYLTASSCSPSRSSILTGRYPHNTGAAELHSPLPAHLKYFPELLKQQGYFSALVGKWHEGPNTRRAYDTLLVDRKANGEGGELQWNNLLKARPKDKPFFFWLAPFDAHRPWSAKTDGPQHNPETDIAVPPTLVDTKETRQDLAFYYNEISQLDQYVGELRQELERQGIADNTLIIFTADNGRPFPGSKTRLYDAGVKTPFIVSWPAGIKAGQVCESLISSIDIAPTLLEVAGVKPAETVQGTSFATLFKSPEKAFRKYVFAEHNWHDYAAYERSVRSKDFLYIMNKRPEWDNGGPIDANQSPSAKALKAAKASGGLTVLQNDALLKPRPAEEFFDNQKDPLQTKNEVGNKAYAAQVNELRRMLKQWQDETGDTEPANLTPDWYDRETGEPTASKDKRGEMPGAARKADHIHLKGPF, from the coding sequence TTGAAAAAACAAATTGCTAGAATCCTGTTACTGATTTCCGTAATTGCCGGCAGCTGCATCGAAAAAGCTGCCGCACAGGCGCCAAACATCATTTTCATTATCGGCGATGATATCAGCTGGGACGATATCGGGGCTTATGGAAATAACAAAATCAAAACACCGAACCTTGACAAGCTGGCGAAAGACGGGCTGCGGTTTACCAATATGTACCTCACAGCCAGCTCGTGCAGTCCGAGCCGGAGCAGCATTCTCACGGGTCGTTACCCGCATAATACCGGTGCGGCCGAGCTGCATTCGCCTTTGCCGGCACATTTGAAATATTTCCCGGAGTTGCTCAAACAACAGGGCTACTTTTCTGCATTAGTTGGCAAATGGCACGAAGGCCCAAATACGCGCCGGGCTTACGATACGCTGCTGGTAGACCGGAAAGCCAATGGTGAAGGAGGGGAATTGCAATGGAACAACCTGCTGAAAGCCAGGCCGAAAGACAAACCATTCTTTTTCTGGCTTGCGCCATTTGACGCCCATCGGCCGTGGTCGGCAAAAACGGACGGGCCTCAGCATAATCCTGAAACTGACATTGCTGTGCCGCCGACGCTGGTTGACACGAAGGAAACGCGGCAGGATCTGGCTTTTTATTACAATGAAATTTCGCAGCTGGATCAGTACGTCGGCGAGTTGCGGCAAGAGCTGGAAAGGCAGGGAATTGCAGATAATACGCTCATTATCTTCACTGCCGACAACGGGAGACCGTTTCCGGGCAGCAAAACGCGGCTGTACGATGCGGGTGTGAAAACGCCATTTATCGTGAGCTGGCCGGCCGGGATCAAAGCCGGACAGGTTTGTGAAAGTCTGATCAGCAGCATTGACATTGCACCTACATTGCTGGAAGTGGCGGGCGTAAAACCTGCGGAGACGGTCCAGGGCACGAGCTTTGCGACATTGTTTAAATCACCGGAAAAAGCGTTTCGCAAATACGTTTTTGCCGAACATAACTGGCACGATTACGCGGCTTACGAACGCTCAGTGCGGAGTAAGGACTTTTTATATATCATGAATAAAAGACCTGAATGGGACAATGGCGGCCCGATCGACGCCAATCAAAGTCCTTCCGCAAAAGCATTAAAAGCGGCGAAAGCGAGCGGTGGGCTGACCGTTTTGCAGAACGACGCGCTGCTCAAACCCCGGCCAGCAGAAGAATTTTTTGATAACCAAAAAGATCCGCTGCAAACCAAAAATGAGGTGGGTAACAAAGCTTACGCTGCCCAGGTAAACGAGTTACGGCGCATGCTCAAACAATGGCAGGACGAAACCGGCGACACGGAACCTGCGAACCTCACGCCCGACTGGTACGACCGCGAAACCGGCGAGCCGACTGCCAGCAAAGACAAACGCGGAGAAATGCCGGGAGCCGCCAGAAAAGCGGATCACATTCATCTGAAAGGTCCATTTTAA
- a CDS encoding family 2A encapsulin nanocompartment shell protein, protein MAKQNTQQTALGDVAARQLAIATRTVPQMVSITPRWLTHLLNWIPVESGVYRLNKVKEGSVAEVDCSGRDERELPHTFIDYVENPREYNLTAVNTVLDVHTRVSDLYSKPYNQISEQLRLTIESIKERQESELINNQEYGLLHSIAPSQRISTRLGPPTPDDLDDLITKVWKEPGFFLAHPQAIAAFGRECTRKGVPPPTASFFGSQFITWRGIPLFPSDKLPIENGKSKIMLIRTGESRQGVVGLYQPGLPGEQSPGLSVRFMGINDKAIASYLVSLYCSLAVLVEDAIAVLEDVEIGNYHEYKY, encoded by the coding sequence ATGGCAAAACAGAACACGCAACAAACCGCACTCGGCGATGTAGCCGCCCGGCAACTCGCCATTGCGACCCGCACGGTCCCGCAAATGGTGTCGATCACCCCGAGGTGGCTTACACATTTATTAAACTGGATACCCGTTGAGTCGGGCGTTTATCGTCTCAACAAAGTGAAGGAAGGCAGTGTGGCCGAGGTGGATTGTTCCGGACGTGACGAAAGAGAATTGCCGCATACATTTATCGACTATGTTGAAAATCCCCGAGAGTACAATCTGACGGCGGTTAATACGGTACTCGATGTGCATACGCGTGTTTCGGATTTATACAGCAAGCCGTATAACCAGATCAGCGAGCAGCTTCGGCTTACCATTGAGAGCATTAAAGAACGCCAGGAGAGCGAGCTCATCAACAATCAGGAATATGGATTACTTCACAGCATTGCCCCTTCGCAACGCATTTCCACACGTCTGGGCCCGCCAACGCCGGATGACCTGGACGACCTGATCACCAAAGTATGGAAAGAGCCCGGGTTTTTCCTGGCACATCCGCAAGCCATCGCCGCCTTTGGCAGAGAGTGCACGCGCAAAGGCGTACCACCTCCGACAGCATCGTTTTTCGGGTCCCAGTTTATCACATGGAGAGGCATTCCATTATTTCCGTCAGACAAATTGCCCATTGAGAATGGAAAAAGTAAAATAATGCTGATCCGCACCGGCGAGAGCCGCCAGGGGGTTGTGGGACTTTATCAGCCTGGACTTCCCGGGGAGCAGTCGCCAGGGCTGTCGGTACGTTTTATGGGGATTAATGATAAGGCGATCGCGTCATATCTGGTTTCCTTGTATTGCTCGCTGGCAGTGCTGGTAGAAGATGCGATTGCAGTCCTGGAAGATGTCGAAATCGGAAACTATCATGAGTACAAATATTAA
- a CDS encoding family 2A encapsulin nanocompartment cargo protein cysteine desulfurase translates to MSTNINLPQSDNGISGLPDVNEIEQLANELFKLLPNEVPQANFSPDLADHPRLKKSLNLVHERLPSLFEKGRAPGEDHIQPFDVNNPQTSLSDPHFPASATAAGSGVSPSVVRHGPGYAVAFPQSADTSFEPDVSTLWSTINTFKSPPQLPSNAGLGSAQYYFLSGAGFRGNDPFGYNSVQSAQLTGSTFPHLEGKSANRFFDVNLVRKDFPIFQEKVNGKPLIWFDNAATTQKPQSVIDRVSYFYQHENSNIHRAAHELAARATDAYEAAREKCRSFLNARSVNEVIFVRGATEAINLVAKTWGDENLHAGDEIILSNLEHHANIVPWQQLAGKKGFKIRVIPVDDDGQILLSEYAKLLNHRTRLVSFTQVSNALGTVTPAMQIVQMAHSVGAKVLVDGAQSVSHLRTDVQALNADWFVFSGHKVFGPTGIGVLYGKEDLLNDTQTWQGGGNMIEDVTFEHTRFHKAPNRFEAGTGNIADAVGLGAAIDYVNKIGIDAIHQYEHNLLQYATGLLKNIPGLRQIGTAPDKASVLSFVFEGYKTEEVGAALNNEGIAVRSGHHCAQPILRRFGVETTVRPSLAFYNTTSEIDVLIETLYRLRKARK, encoded by the coding sequence ATGAGTACAAATATTAATTTACCTCAGTCAGATAACGGCATTTCCGGCTTGCCCGACGTGAATGAAATTGAGCAGCTTGCGAATGAACTTTTCAAATTGCTGCCTAATGAAGTTCCACAAGCCAACTTTTCGCCGGATCTGGCCGACCATCCCCGGCTAAAAAAGTCGCTGAACCTTGTTCATGAGCGATTGCCGTCTCTGTTTGAAAAAGGGCGGGCGCCGGGCGAGGACCACATTCAACCTTTCGATGTAAATAATCCGCAGACCAGCTTGTCGGACCCGCATTTTCCAGCGTCCGCCACGGCTGCCGGGAGCGGCGTCTCTCCGTCCGTTGTGCGCCATGGGCCGGGATACGCGGTAGCATTTCCGCAGTCGGCAGATACATCCTTTGAGCCGGATGTGAGCACATTGTGGTCTACCATCAATACATTCAAAAGCCCGCCGCAACTTCCTTCGAATGCAGGCTTGGGAAGTGCGCAGTACTACTTTTTGTCCGGCGCGGGCTTTCGGGGAAATGATCCGTTCGGATACAACTCCGTTCAAAGCGCACAGCTTACCGGCAGCACTTTTCCTCATCTTGAAGGTAAATCGGCGAATCGTTTTTTTGATGTCAATCTGGTTAGAAAAGACTTTCCTATTTTTCAGGAAAAGGTGAATGGAAAACCGCTGATCTGGTTTGACAATGCGGCTACTACCCAAAAACCGCAGTCCGTGATCGACAGGGTTTCTTATTTTTACCAACACGAAAACTCAAACATCCACCGCGCTGCGCACGAACTCGCCGCGCGGGCGACGGACGCTTACGAAGCTGCCCGTGAAAAATGCAGGTCGTTCCTGAATGCGCGTTCTGTGAATGAGGTTATTTTCGTTCGTGGTGCAACGGAAGCGATCAATCTGGTGGCTAAAACCTGGGGCGATGAAAATCTGCACGCAGGGGATGAAATCATTCTCAGCAACCTGGAACATCATGCCAATATTGTGCCCTGGCAGCAGCTGGCGGGCAAGAAGGGTTTCAAAATCAGGGTTATTCCTGTTGATGACGACGGGCAGATTCTGTTGAGTGAATATGCCAAACTCCTTAATCACCGAACCAGACTTGTCTCATTCACGCAGGTTTCAAATGCCCTGGGAACGGTAACACCAGCAATGCAAATTGTTCAAATGGCGCATTCGGTGGGAGCGAAGGTGCTGGTCGACGGCGCACAATCCGTGTCGCATTTGCGTACGGATGTACAGGCGCTGAATGCAGACTGGTTTGTTTTTTCAGGTCACAAGGTGTTCGGTCCAACCGGCATCGGCGTGCTTTACGGAAAGGAGGATCTGCTGAATGATACCCAAACCTGGCAGGGAGGCGGCAACATGATCGAAGACGTAACATTTGAGCATACCCGTTTTCACAAAGCCCCCAACCGTTTTGAGGCAGGGACCGGCAACATTGCCGACGCAGTTGGTCTTGGTGCGGCTATCGACTATGTAAATAAAATCGGAATAGACGCCATTCACCAGTATGAGCATAACCTGCTTCAATATGCTACCGGATTATTGAAGAACATTCCCGGACTGCGTCAGATCGGCACTGCGCCTGATAAAGCTTCTGTTTTGTCTTTCGTTTTTGAGGGCTATAAAACAGAAGAAGTTGGTGCGGCTCTGAACAACGAAGGAATTGCGGTAAGGTCGGGTCACCACTGCGCCCAGCCGATACTTCGCCGGTTTGGGGTGGAAACTACTGTTCGTCCATCGCTTGCATTTTACAATACTACATCCGAGATTGATGTTTTGATTGAAACATTGTACCGGCTGCGAAAGGCCAGGAAATAG
- a CDS encoding serine O-acetyltransferase has product MKNLNTRSLIDLLKKTHNAEWEATPSSVDAIAWLDGLLQFLFPSNHLPKSSAYEGILKKNQIDLENILLSYLEPSGIDIDDVVDKFYHSLEGIYQDLRHDANKINEYDPASHSVNEVIVSYPGFYAIAVYRIANRLVRLGIPVLPRILSEYAHGKTGVDIHPNAAIGVPFMIDHGTGIVIGATSIIGQNVSIYQGVTLGALQVAKNLALTKRHPTVEDNVIIYARTTILGGDTVIGKNSVIGGSVFLTRSVEPNSQVFNTHQLRIVQKDSQD; this is encoded by the coding sequence ATGAAAAACCTCAATACGCGTTCCTTAATTGATCTCCTTAAGAAAACACACAATGCAGAATGGGAGGCAACGCCATCCTCCGTTGATGCGATCGCCTGGCTCGACGGACTGCTACAATTTCTTTTCCCAAGCAACCATTTGCCCAAAAGCAGCGCATATGAAGGGATTTTAAAGAAAAATCAGATTGATCTCGAAAATATCCTGCTTAGTTATCTCGAACCATCCGGGATCGATATTGACGACGTGGTTGACAAATTTTACCATTCACTCGAAGGGATTTATCAGGATCTCCGCCATGATGCCAACAAGATCAATGAATATGATCCGGCGTCCCATAGTGTCAATGAAGTGATCGTTTCGTATCCCGGATTTTATGCGATCGCCGTATACCGCATTGCCAATCGACTTGTCAGACTGGGCATCCCGGTTTTGCCCAGGATTCTCAGTGAATATGCGCATGGAAAAACGGGTGTGGATATTCACCCGAATGCAGCAATCGGCGTGCCGTTTATGATCGATCACGGTACGGGAATTGTGATTGGGGCGACGAGTATAATCGGTCAAAACGTAAGTATTTACCAGGGAGTTACGCTTGGTGCATTACAGGTTGCCAAAAATCTCGCACTAACCAAACGTCACCCGACTGTGGAGGATAATGTGATCATTTATGCAAGGACCACCATTCTGGGAGGCGACACTGTGATCGGTAAAAACAGTGTTATTGGCGGAAGTGTATTCCTGACCAGGAGCGTTGAGCCGAATTCGCAGGTTTTCAATACACATCAGTTGCGGATTGTACAGAAGGATTCCCAGGATTAA
- a CDS encoding arylsulfatase, protein MRPVFYRQWVATALLSAFAFGPVFAQHDPQQTFKGKVGKTIEETQQWWQEQVKAPKGAPNVVWILLDDVGFGATSAFGGLIETPNFEKLAKNGLRYTNFHTTGICSPTRAALLTGRNPHSVAMGHHAELGIGAPGYHGNIPFEAGTVAEIFKENGYNTFALGKWHGNQPRDLTIAGPYNRYPTGRGFEHFYGFLGGATDQWHPQLVEETSPVNIEPNTRHLNELMADKAISYIANQKSADPEKPFFMYFATGAAHAPHHVAREWSDKYKGKFDAGWDKYREEVLKRQLAAGLIPKNTQLAPRQTGIKAWDSLSADERKLYARFMEVYAGFLTYTDYEIGRVTKYLEEIGQLDNTLIFLVVGDNGGSKEGTYTGTVGTAEKAAGDNIGFLLSQYDKIGTEYSYPNYPLGWSQATNTPFRYWKSDVNAEGASHTTLIVHYPKGIKERGGLRPQYSHVIDILPTTIELAALKVPEVINGYPQRPFHGTSLTYSLGDAKAPSRHSQQYYELHGGRSIYKDGWKASVYHPRNTFGENTMDINFIADFSRDKWELYNLNEDYNEINDLAAKYPEKLETLKKLFDEEAQKYDVYPLKNFRAGLAPPPVTAKSVIYEGASIKTRVYIGKGPVTITATVDLKDRNAQGVVFSNGGLLGGTSLFVKDNKLQYLLNDGLKEILLTSSKSLLAGINAIKVEFAKYNKVTLYVNNEKSAELNIENRNKYLNSAATDGFSIGLDLNSPVTKSYGGTFAFTGVVKSVVIEQGEGEKSQPAGK, encoded by the coding sequence ATGAGACCAGTATTTTACAGACAATGGGTCGCTACGGCATTGCTATCCGCATTTGCATTTGGACCAGTTTTCGCCCAGCATGATCCGCAGCAAACTTTTAAAGGCAAAGTCGGCAAGACAATTGAAGAGACGCAGCAATGGTGGCAGGAGCAGGTAAAGGCGCCGAAAGGTGCACCCAATGTGGTCTGGATTTTGCTCGATGATGTTGGTTTCGGCGCCACTTCCGCATTTGGCGGATTGATTGAAACACCCAATTTTGAGAAGCTGGCCAAAAACGGCCTGCGTTATACGAATTTTCATACGACTGGCATCTGCAGTCCGACACGCGCTGCATTGCTTACCGGCCGCAACCCGCACAGTGTTGCCATGGGGCACCATGCTGAACTTGGGATTGGGGCTCCGGGTTATCATGGAAATATTCCGTTTGAAGCGGGAACGGTAGCCGAAATCTTTAAAGAAAATGGCTACAATACGTTTGCATTAGGTAAGTGGCATGGTAACCAGCCGCGCGATCTGACGATTGCCGGTCCGTATAACCGCTATCCGACCGGTCGTGGATTTGAACATTTCTACGGTTTCCTCGGCGGCGCAACCGACCAGTGGCACCCGCAGCTGGTGGAAGAAACCTCACCTGTTAACATTGAGCCCAACACGCGGCATTTGAACGAACTAATGGCTGACAAAGCAATTTCCTACATTGCCAATCAGAAATCAGCCGATCCTGAAAAACCGTTTTTTATGTATTTCGCAACCGGGGCTGCGCACGCCCCGCATCACGTTGCAAGGGAATGGAGTGATAAGTACAAAGGGAAATTCGATGCAGGTTGGGACAAATACCGTGAGGAAGTGCTCAAACGCCAGCTTGCCGCGGGACTAATTCCAAAAAATACGCAGCTCGCGCCCCGGCAGACTGGCATTAAAGCCTGGGACTCACTTTCCGCAGATGAAAGGAAATTGTACGCAAGATTCATGGAAGTGTACGCAGGGTTTTTGACGTACACCGACTATGAAATAGGTCGTGTGACCAAATACCTCGAAGAAATCGGGCAGCTGGATAACACCCTGATCTTTCTGGTTGTGGGTGATAATGGGGGCAGTAAGGAAGGAACTTATACCGGAACGGTTGGTACAGCTGAGAAGGCTGCTGGCGATAACATTGGCTTTTTGCTCTCGCAATATGATAAAATTGGGACTGAATACAGTTACCCGAATTACCCGCTCGGCTGGTCGCAGGCAACGAATACACCCTTCCGTTACTGGAAAAGCGATGTCAACGCCGAAGGCGCATCGCATACGACGCTGATCGTGCATTACCCGAAAGGCATTAAAGAAAGAGGTGGGTTGCGGCCGCAATATTCACACGTGATCGACATTCTGCCGACGACCATTGAACTGGCTGCATTAAAAGTCCCCGAGGTGATTAACGGTTATCCGCAACGTCCGTTTCACGGCACTTCGCTAACCTATTCGCTTGGCGACGCCAAAGCGCCAAGCCGCCACAGTCAGCAATATTATGAGCTCCATGGCGGGCGATCTATTTATAAAGATGGCTGGAAAGCAAGTGTCTATCACCCTAGGAATACGTTCGGTGAAAACACAATGGACATCAATTTCATCGCTGATTTCAGCAGGGATAAATGGGAGCTGTACAATTTGAATGAAGATTACAATGAGATCAATGACCTGGCCGCGAAATATCCCGAAAAGCTCGAGACACTTAAAAAGCTATTTGACGAGGAGGCGCAAAAATACGACGTGTACCCGCTGAAAAACTTCCGCGCTGGACTTGCGCCACCGCCGGTCACCGCCAAATCGGTCATCTATGAGGGCGCCAGCATCAAGACCAGGGTTTACATTGGAAAAGGGCCTGTGACAATCACGGCTACCGTTGACCTCAAAGACAGGAATGCGCAGGGCGTTGTTTTTTCAAATGGCGGGTTACTTGGAGGAACCAGTTTGTTTGTGAAGGATAATAAGCTGCAATATCTGCTGAATGATGGTTTGAAAGAGATATTGTTAACTTCTTCCAAAAGCCTTTTGGCCGGAATAAACGCTATTAAGGTTGAATTTGCGAAATACAACAAGGTCACACTGTATGTAAATAATGAAAAGTCGGCCGAACTAAATATTGAAAACCGTAACAAGTATCTCAATTCAGCCGCAACCGATGGGTTCAGCATTGGCCTGGATCTGAACTCGCCGGTTACCAAATCTTATGGTGGAACTTTTGCATTTACCGGCGTGGTAAAGTCGGTGGTGATTGAGCAGGGTGAGGGCGAGAAAAGCCAGCCGGCAGGAAAATGA
- a CDS encoding sulfatase family protein, which translates to MNQFRFFVAGIMAATCSFGSVNAQSQKPNVIYIYADDLGYGDLGAYGATRIKTPNTDRLAQEGLRFTNAHTTSGTCTPSRYGLLTGEYPWRKKGTGVLPGDANLIIPIDKATLPAVFRKSGYKTGVVGKWHLGLGEQGEKINWNRPIKKGPDAVGFDYSFIFPATGDRVPTIFLENQVVVGLEASDPIEVSYQEKIGNEPTGKENPELLKLNASPDHGHNNTIVNGIGRIGFTTGGKKARWADEEIGHVFTDKALAFIENNRQNPFFLYFSLNDIHVPRMPSTEFKGKSGLGLRGDAILQLDWTVGKVLDKLKELGIEKNTIVIFTSDNGPVLDDGYDDGAVTQLNGHNPRGPLRGGKGSAFEAGTRVPFLVRWPGIVKPGTVTDALVCQLDLLASFAGFFKQKLQPHDAPDSEDLFAAFTGKSRSGRQILVEQGGVIAIIKDGWKYIEPSSGPKTQKNGNENGRDPDPQLYNLLEDLGEQKNLATQHPERVKELAALLEKIRIQGQSTSRRSD; encoded by the coding sequence ATGAATCAATTTCGGTTTTTCGTCGCGGGTATAATGGCTGCGACATGCTCCTTTGGATCAGTAAACGCCCAGAGTCAGAAACCCAATGTCATTTACATTTATGCCGACGATCTTGGCTATGGAGATCTGGGCGCTTACGGCGCTACCAGAATCAAAACGCCAAATACTGACCGTCTTGCGCAGGAAGGGCTTCGGTTTACCAATGCACACACCACCTCAGGTACTTGCACGCCCTCGCGTTACGGGTTGCTGACAGGGGAATACCCTTGGCGTAAAAAAGGCACAGGCGTGCTTCCGGGTGACGCTAATCTAATTATTCCAATCGACAAAGCAACGCTGCCTGCCGTTTTCCGCAAATCCGGATACAAAACAGGTGTTGTAGGAAAGTGGCATCTTGGATTGGGCGAGCAGGGGGAAAAGATCAACTGGAACCGGCCCATAAAAAAGGGCCCTGATGCTGTTGGGTTCGACTATTCCTTCATTTTTCCGGCAACTGGTGACAGAGTACCGACCATTTTTCTGGAAAATCAGGTGGTCGTTGGCCTGGAAGCCTCGGATCCGATAGAAGTCAGCTATCAGGAAAAAATCGGAAATGAACCGACAGGTAAAGAAAACCCCGAGCTATTGAAACTGAATGCTTCTCCCGATCACGGTCATAACAATACAATTGTGAACGGCATAGGCCGGATCGGTTTTACGACCGGCGGCAAAAAAGCGCGTTGGGCTGATGAGGAAATAGGTCACGTATTCACAGACAAAGCGCTTGCATTTATTGAAAACAACCGGCAGAACCCTTTTTTTCTGTATTTTTCTCTTAACGACATCCATGTGCCTCGTATGCCGAGTACGGAATTCAAAGGTAAAAGTGGCTTAGGGTTACGTGGAGACGCAATTTTGCAGCTAGACTGGACAGTGGGGAAAGTGTTGGATAAATTAAAGGAGCTGGGCATTGAGAAAAATACAATTGTGATTTTCACCAGTGACAATGGCCCCGTGCTGGACGACGGCTACGACGATGGTGCGGTAACGCAGCTGAATGGGCACAATCCGCGAGGCCCTTTACGAGGAGGAAAAGGCAGCGCTTTCGAAGCAGGAACGCGGGTGCCATTTCTTGTGCGCTGGCCAGGCATTGTGAAGCCGGGAACAGTAACCGATGCGCTGGTTTGTCAGCTCGACTTGCTGGCATCTTTTGCAGGTTTTTTCAAACAAAAATTGCAGCCGCACGATGCACCCGACAGCGAAGATTTGTTTGCAGCATTTACCGGGAAATCCAGATCAGGACGTCAGATTTTGGTGGAACAGGGTGGGGTAATTGCCATCATTAAGGATGGCTGGAAATACATTGAACCTTCATCCGGACCTAAAACGCAGAAGAATGGCAACGAGAACGGCCGAGATCCCGATCCGCAGCTTTACAATTTGCTGGAAGACCTTGGTGAGCAAAAAAATCTGGCTACGCAGCATCCGGAAAGGGTAAAAGAGCTGGCTGCATTACTTGAAAAGATCAGGATTCAAGGCCAAAGCACCTCGCGCCGGTCAGACTAA
- a CDS encoding sulfatase/phosphatase domain-containing protein yields the protein MYKDKFNPNYAAMLESMDDGVGRVVKQLAENKLLDNTIIIFTSDNGGLGMAELGPAPTNLEPLRKWKGHVYEGGIRVPLIFSWKGRIKDNLVTENQVIGTDYFSTFSEILGITNQQNLPDGKSFYNVLLNPEKPFDRGPFYWHYPHSAIRKARPGAAIRQGDFKLVEMYETGKTELFDLTKDMSETKDLSASNPAKAKELKAALAAWRKEVNANMPQRNPDYKKVAKK from the coding sequence GTGTACAAAGACAAATTCAATCCAAACTACGCTGCCATGCTGGAAAGTATGGACGATGGTGTAGGGCGCGTGGTGAAGCAGCTAGCCGAGAACAAGTTGCTTGACAACACGATCATCATTTTCACATCTGACAATGGTGGCCTGGGCATGGCCGAACTTGGACCGGCCCCAACAAACCTTGAACCGCTTCGGAAATGGAAAGGCCATGTGTATGAGGGTGGGATACGTGTGCCATTGATTTTTTCGTGGAAAGGCAGGATCAAAGACAATCTGGTGACCGAAAATCAGGTGATTGGAACAGATTACTTTTCAACATTCTCGGAGATTTTAGGAATAACAAACCAGCAAAATCTGCCCGACGGAAAAAGCTTCTATAATGTCCTGCTGAATCCCGAAAAACCCTTTGACCGTGGCCCGTTCTACTGGCATTATCCGCATTCAGCAATCAGGAAGGCCCGTCCGGGTGCTGCGATCAGGCAGGGCGATTTCAAGCTGGTGGAAATGTATGAGACCGGGAAAACAGAGCTCTTCGATTTAACCAAAGACATGAGCGAAACGAAAGATCTGTCTGCTTCAAATCCTGCAAAAGCAAAGGAATTAAAAGCAGCATTAGCCGCCTGGCGAAAAGAAGTCAATGCGAACATGCCGCAGCGAAATCCGGATTACAAAAAAGTTGCAAAGAAGTAG